The following coding sequences are from one Nitrosopumilaceae archaeon window:
- the cgi121 gene encoding KEOPS complex subunit Cgi121, whose amino-acid sequence MIAIKLLGGAKKSFSTDKLEIDNDSISVSELIELLQERIPKNLEQLDIKNILIAINGIDSSTLEGLATILKDGDVISIIPVIHGGNVKRIWFNIFKTRIELIGIKNDFDDPIKFLEDLRQKHTDLIIQGICSTYVLNLEHAKKVITISLVAQKTDSMLSNKLETDILMRFACTRQINEAIQKVGMKRRENFILIAIGKKLSLDKLYFSLEHLLTSTVFSKNNSNFLKKEFRISAKQLQSVVSHTPLEDLLAEKSAVLFR is encoded by the coding sequence ATGATAGCGATAAAACTTCTAGGAGGAGCAAAAAAATCCTTTTCTACAGATAAATTAGAAATTGATAATGACTCGATATCAGTATCTGAATTAATAGAACTCCTTCAGGAAAGGATTCCAAAAAACTTGGAACAATTAGATATAAAAAATATATTAATTGCAATCAATGGTATAGATTCTTCTACCTTGGAAGGCTTGGCAACTATTCTCAAAGACGGAGATGTAATTAGTATAATTCCTGTAATTCATGGCGGAAATGTGAAAAGAATATGGTTCAACATATTCAAAACTAGAATAGAATTGATAGGAATAAAAAATGATTTTGATGATCCAATAAAATTTCTTGAAGATTTACGTCAAAAGCACACAGATTTGATAATTCAAGGTATTTGTTCTACTTATGTTCTGAACTTGGAACATGCAAAAAAAGTAATTACAATTTCTCTTGTAGCTCAAAAAACTGATAGTATGCTTTCAAACAAACTTGAAACAGATATTTTAATGCGATTTGCCTGTACGAGACAAATTAATGAGGCAATTCAAAAAGTTGGCATGAAAAGACGAGAAAATTTTATTTTGATAGCAATTGGAAAAAAATTATCTCTTGATAAACTATATTTCTCATTGGAACATCTCTTAACATCTACTGTTTTTTCAAAAAATAACTCTAATTTTCTAAAAAAAGAATTCAGAATATCTGCAAAACAACTACAATCAGTTGTGTCTCATACCCCACTTGAGGATTTGCTTGCAGAAAAATCAGCTGTACTATTCAGATAA
- a CDS encoding histone: MTSSEFGLSVMYRILKKSGAERVSDESADELRRILEEIGVAIAKSAVDMSVHAGRKTVKAEDVRLAAKQFAKF, translated from the coding sequence ATGACATCATCTGAATTTGGTCTTTCTGTAATGTATCGCATTTTAAAAAAATCTGGAGCAGAACGAGTTAGTGATGAGTCAGCAGATGAATTAAGAAGAATTCTAGAAGAAATTGGAGTTGCGATAGCAAAAAGTGCTGTTGACATGTCAGTACATGCAGGAAGAAAGACTGTAAAGGCTGAAGACGTCAGGCTTGCTGCAAAACAGTTTGCAAAATTCTGA
- a CDS encoding TatD family hydrolase produces MSWLTDAHIHLSDDEFSKDMPFIVNCMDRLRIRACCVSMDLQSSKKTLEVSKKSNLILPFIGIHPEKASSNDLEQVVNLIEENSKYISGIGEIGLDKTYVSDEIGFKNQELVFHKMLSLAEKLKKPISIHSRATLEEILSILPSYSISGILLHWFAGSKKQLKTVMEREYFVSYGPAMLYAKDKQVLLSETSAERILVETDGPVKFSRCFGFKVGQISFLPSVVFCAAKVLHTTYDDISNQLEQNCKHYLGV; encoded by the coding sequence ATGAGTTGGCTTACTGATGCCCACATTCATCTTTCCGATGATGAATTTTCAAAAGATATGCCATTTATTGTTAATTGTATGGATAGATTGAGAATACGAGCTTGCTGTGTATCCATGGATCTTCAAAGTTCAAAAAAAACACTTGAAGTTAGTAAGAAAAGCAATCTGATATTGCCATTTATCGGTATCCATCCTGAGAAGGCATCTTCAAATGATTTAGAGCAGGTTGTCAATCTAATAGAAGAAAATTCAAAATATATTTCTGGAATAGGTGAAATAGGACTTGACAAAACATATGTTTCCGATGAAATTGGATTCAAAAATCAAGAATTGGTTTTCCATAAAATGCTATCATTAGCTGAAAAACTGAAAAAACCAATCTCCATTCACTCTAGGGCAACATTGGAAGAAATATTGTCCATATTACCATCTTATTCGATTTCTGGCATCTTATTGCATTGGTTTGCAGGTAGTAAAAAACAACTAAAAACAGTAATGGAACGTGAGTATTTTGTTTCATATGGACCTGCTATGCTGTATGCAAAAGATAAACAAGTTTTACTTTCAGAAACTAGCGCAGAAAGAATTCTTGTAGAAACAGACGGCCCTGTGAAATTTTCACGATGCTTTGGATTTAAAGTAGGACAGATATCTTTTCTTCCAAGTGTTGTATTTTGTGCTGCAAAAGTCTTACACACAACATATGATGATATTTCCAACCAATTAGAGCAAAATTGTAAGCACTATCTTGGTGTATAG
- a CDS encoding L-threonylcarbamoyladenylate synthase, with the protein MIVACDPDGIKLAAITVKKGGLVVFPTDTVYGIGCDPRNPKAVDAIYSIKKRSQSKNLPVLGYSKEEISKIAIFDKLSNKIADRFWPGPVTLVLKLKDKEISESMKLDDKIAVRVPNHTCILSLLKECRIMVGTSANHSGNPSFSNSKEVLENFSGFDVFLDGGRILNSSESTIVEIVEGNLKILRPGKITKTELTALL; encoded by the coding sequence GTGATTGTCGCTTGCGATCCAGATGGGATCAAATTAGCTGCCATTACAGTAAAGAAAGGCGGTTTAGTTGTGTTTCCTACAGATACAGTTTATGGTATAGGATGCGATCCACGAAATCCAAAAGCTGTTGATGCGATCTACAGTATAAAGAAAAGGTCACAATCCAAAAATTTGCCTGTCCTTGGATATTCAAAAGAAGAGATATCAAAAATTGCCATATTTGATAAATTATCTAATAAAATTGCAGACAGGTTCTGGCCAGGACCGGTAACCCTAGTTTTAAAATTAAAAGATAAAGAAATTAGTGAGTCTATGAAGTTAGATGACAAAATTGCTGTACGAGTTCCTAATCATACTTGTATACTATCACTTTTGAAGGAATGTAGAATCATGGTTGGGACTAGTGCAAATCATTCTGGAAATCCATCATTTTCTAATTCAAAGGAAGTACTAGAGAATTTTTCAGGATTCGATGTTTTCTTAGATGGCGGAAGAATATTAAATTCTAGTGAATCCACAATTGTAGAAATAGTTGAAGGTAATTTGAAAATATTAAGACCTGGAAAAATAACCAAAACGGAGCTAACAGCATTACTTTGA
- a CDS encoding AIPR family protein gives MTERSNGLLEFIPGARPVLQQITNGQPLEGFAQNIRDSIKEYSEDAQSEVEKGHNFLHWVLTRVFEATEDDATDAIVDGANDLGIDAYLPVDFSDDKIYLFQSKYGTSHSMEAIAKFKEDVRNLQYKDITKMRPELARLVTQIREKNLKVECVYVTDQKVDYQNQESLEIFDIEIIVQRLWDRIKKPAAGKKASIKLESKLKYQNTLLGILKLRELTNFVTKNRDYVFESNIRQWMQFKTTVNKGLRETLQESPNKFFYYNNGITIVVSDFEELEENAILLHAPQIVNGAQTSNSILDHAKRTHNLEGSITVTIIKAADEQDQNNITKYRNSQNAVRGKDLVSLMDFHKSIKSQMENFGYFYEIQAGSFDSKTKSQQSEFGGDPTYNKYLPENHKKVIVAKDAIQAFVAGIEQRPTESYSSPAQFLPRGSKYDEVFNERLKDDLRLLLYPYIVKEYAKRILNYGKKGGHKTKRYATLFFVAVYFKILHEKILLTKGDFKEDIAKLEPIFKSLKLNQRILKLTDIIVTKFLEDTVVDDEMTAANTYHNFFSHHVWQDAMIRVIEKKIKQEEDEIGSIKKIVQDLF, from the coding sequence TTGACGGAAAGATCTAACGGTTTATTAGAATTCATCCCTGGGGCTCGTCCTGTTTTACAACAAATTACAAATGGACAGCCTCTAGAAGGTTTTGCACAAAATATTCGAGATAGTATAAAAGAATATTCAGAAGATGCGCAAAGTGAAGTAGAAAAAGGACATAACTTTCTTCATTGGGTGCTCACTAGGGTTTTTGAAGCAACTGAGGATGACGCAACTGATGCTATAGTAGATGGCGCAAATGATCTAGGCATAGATGCATATCTTCCAGTTGACTTTTCTGATGATAAAATCTATCTTTTTCAATCCAAGTATGGCACTTCGCATTCCATGGAAGCAATTGCCAAGTTCAAAGAAGATGTTAGGAACTTACAATACAAAGACATTACAAAAATGCGGCCAGAATTAGCTCGCTTGGTAACTCAAATACGAGAAAAAAATCTAAAAGTTGAATGCGTATATGTTACAGATCAAAAAGTAGATTATCAAAATCAAGAGTCACTTGAGATATTTGATATTGAAATAATCGTTCAACGGCTTTGGGATAGAATAAAAAAACCGGCTGCAGGTAAAAAAGCTTCGATAAAACTTGAAAGTAAACTGAAATATCAAAACACTTTACTTGGAATTTTAAAACTAAGAGAATTAACAAACTTTGTTACAAAAAACCGCGATTATGTTTTTGAATCTAATATTAGACAATGGATGCAATTCAAAACAACGGTGAATAAAGGTCTGAGAGAGACCCTTCAGGAATCACCTAACAAATTTTTCTATTATAACAATGGAATCACCATTGTGGTAAGTGACTTTGAAGAATTGGAGGAAAATGCCATACTTTTACATGCACCACAAATAGTAAACGGTGCTCAGACATCAAATTCGATTTTAGATCATGCAAAACGTACCCATAATCTAGAGGGTAGCATAACGGTAACAATTATCAAAGCTGCTGATGAACAAGATCAAAATAACATTACAAAATATAGAAATTCCCAAAATGCAGTGAGAGGAAAAGATTTGGTTTCCCTTATGGACTTCCACAAATCAATTAAATCACAAATGGAAAACTTTGGATATTTCTATGAGATTCAAGCTGGTTCTTTTGATTCCAAGACAAAATCACAGCAAAGCGAATTTGGTGGAGATCCAACATATAACAAGTATCTTCCTGAAAATCACAAAAAAGTAATTGTTGCAAAAGATGCTATACAGGCATTTGTAGCTGGAATAGAACAACGCCCTACAGAGTCATACAGCTCTCCTGCACAATTTTTGCCACGCGGTAGCAAATATGATGAAGTTTTCAATGAGAGACTCAAAGACGATTTAAGATTACTTTTGTATCCATACATTGTAAAAGAATATGCCAAGAGAATACTAAATTATGGAAAGAAAGGTGGTCATAAGACAAAGAGATATGCAACACTCTTTTTTGTAGCAGTATACTTTAAAATTCTACATGAAAAAATTCTACTCACAAAAGGGGATTTCAAGGAAGATATAGCTAAGCTTGAACCCATTTTCAAGAGTTTGAAACTAAATCAACGAATTTTAAAACTCACAGATATCATCGTAACAAAATTTCTAGAGGATACCGTTGTAGATGATGAGATGACTGCTGCAAATACGTATCATAATTTCTTTTCTCATCACGTATGGCAAGATGCCATGATACGAGTAATTGAGAAGAAAATAAAACAAGAAGAAGACGAGATAGGCAGTATAAAAAAGATAGTACAAGATCTTTTCTAA
- a CDS encoding orotidine 5'-phosphate decarboxylase / HUMPS family protein — MTGYRTRIKESASGKSRIILANDLENLSIQKLESNTIKNIKTLNKFLCAIKFNFHLILPLGIKSLTKINHVAHDAGLQTIADIKLNDIGNTNKITTEKLWQAGFDAVIVNPIMGSENLQSLIESAHKDDHGIITLVHMSHPGAKLGYGLTVLQNKKTLKINELFLEWSCSMKADGIVVGATVPQIIKSCSKRSKGRCEIYSPGVGTQGGDPINAIRCGSNYLIVGRTILNAKDPILEAKKLQELSLSI; from the coding sequence ATGACTGGTTATAGAACAAGAATAAAAGAATCTGCATCTGGTAAAAGCAGAATCATATTAGCAAACGATTTGGAAAACCTATCTATTCAAAAACTAGAAAGTAATACAATAAAAAATATAAAAACACTAAATAAATTTCTATGTGCAATTAAATTTAATTTTCATCTAATATTACCACTTGGAATAAAAAGTCTTACAAAAATAAATCATGTTGCTCATGATGCGGGCTTACAAACTATTGCAGATATAAAATTAAATGATATTGGAAATACAAATAAAATCACAACTGAGAAATTGTGGCAAGCAGGATTTGATGCGGTGATCGTAAATCCAATAATGGGCTCCGAAAATCTGCAAAGTCTTATTGAATCTGCACATAAAGATGATCATGGGATTATAACACTTGTTCATATGAGTCATCCAGGTGCAAAATTAGGATATGGTCTTACCGTACTACAGAACAAAAAGACATTAAAAATTAATGAATTATTTTTGGAATGGTCTTGTTCTATGAAAGCAGACGGCATTGTAGTTGGTGCAACAGTTCCACAAATAATAAAGTCATGCTCCAAAAGATCAAAAGGACGATGTGAAATTTACTCCCCCGGAGTTGGTACGCAAGGTGGGGATCCAATCAATGCAATTCGGTGTGGTTCAAATTATCTAATTGTTGGACGAACAATTTTGAATGCAAAAGATCCTATTTTGGAAGCAAAAAAACTTCAAGAACTAAGTCTTAGCATCTAA
- a CDS encoding adenylosuccinate synthetase, which translates to MPSTVIVGGFYGDEGKGKIISYLAMKDNPVIAVRGGAGPNAGHTIEYDNKKYKVRMLPSAFLNKNTRLLIGPGVVVSPEILLKEIEEFGVSDRSFVDFQCGIIEESHKVADSQGRLKESIGSTGSGTGPANADRAMRTLKLAKDIDSLALYLEDVPNAINYALQQNENVLVEGTQGTFLSLWHGTYPYVTSKDVTASGICSDIGLGPKNVTDVMVVFKAYVTRVGTGPLKNELSPEQTTTKGWQEIGTVTGRQRRAAEFDFELAKRAIMLNSATQIAITKLDVIFPECVHMQSFLDLSSPAKYFIKSIEDQLKVPVTLIGTGPDVNDIIDRRES; encoded by the coding sequence ATGCCTTCAACAGTTATTGTGGGTGGATTTTATGGAGATGAAGGGAAAGGTAAGATAATTTCTTATCTTGCAATGAAAGATAATCCGGTGATTGCTGTAAGGGGTGGTGCAGGTCCAAATGCTGGTCACACAATTGAATATGACAATAAAAAATACAAAGTAAGAATGTTACCAAGTGCATTTTTGAATAAAAATACTAGGCTTCTTATTGGACCTGGAGTAGTGGTAAGTCCAGAAATTCTTTTAAAAGAAATAGAAGAATTTGGGGTATCGGATAGATCATTTGTAGATTTTCAATGTGGAATTATTGAAGAGTCCCATAAAGTAGCTGATTCTCAAGGTAGGTTGAAAGAATCAATTGGTAGTACCGGTTCAGGTACGGGACCTGCTAATGCAGATAGAGCAATGAGAACGCTAAAGTTAGCTAAAGACATCGATTCTCTAGCACTTTATCTTGAAGATGTACCTAATGCCATTAACTATGCTTTACAACAAAATGAGAATGTTCTTGTTGAAGGAACACAAGGGACATTTCTCTCATTATGGCATGGAACATATCCGTATGTTACATCTAAGGATGTTACTGCATCAGGAATATGCTCTGATATTGGACTAGGACCAAAGAACGTAACTGATGTAATGGTGGTTTTCAAGGCTTATGTGACCAGAGTTGGTACAGGTCCTTTAAAGAATGAACTTTCTCCAGAACAAACAACTACAAAAGGATGGCAAGAAATTGGAACTGTAACTGGCAGACAACGAAGAGCAGCTGAATTTGATTTTGAACTTGCAAAAAGGGCAATTATGCTTAACAGCGCAACTCAAATTGCCATAACCAAGCTTGACGTAATTTTCCCCGAATGTGTACACATGCAGTCTTTTTTGGATCTTAGCTCACCAGCAAAATATTTCATCAAATCAATTGAAGATCAACTTAAGGTACCAGTCACTCTTATTGGTACTGGCCCAGACGTAAATGATATAATTGATCGACGAGAATCATAG
- a CDS encoding winged helix-turn-helix domain-containing protein, translating to MSIIGDILTTTRDEVPDETGASVTYLIRKANISYGRISKILETLVQQGLLEQTSSDRACKYKISSRGREFLQAYRGFREFAETFGLRI from the coding sequence ATGAGTATAATTGGTGATATACTTACTACTACAAGAGATGAGGTACCAGATGAGACGGGTGCCAGTGTTACCTATCTCATACGAAAAGCTAACATCTCTTATGGAAGAATATCAAAAATTTTAGAAACATTAGTGCAACAAGGCCTTTTAGAACAAACAAGCTCTGATAGAGCATGCAAGTATAAGATTAGTTCAAGAGGAAGAGAATTTTTGCAGGCATATCGCGGATTCAGAGAATTTGCAGAAACATTTGGTTTAAGAATTTAG
- a CDS encoding THUMP domain-containing protein — MNLIVTSSRHLEDEAAQEITTILESFGDNNSKISITNLSGIVVCITTLEPFLVIKKIQEKILEEPWSMRYCHRIIPIQETVITEKQNIVNSVLNHAKIMRVEDTYRITVEKRHSAISTKEIIDAIADKIDNKVSLEKFDWIILVEIIGNKTGISILKENDVLSTQKLKRSLSE, encoded by the coding sequence TTGAATCTAATTGTAACATCCAGTCGCCATCTTGAGGATGAAGCTGCTCAAGAAATAACCACGATTCTAGAAAGTTTTGGAGACAATAACAGTAAGATAAGCATAACAAATCTTTCTGGTATTGTGGTTTGTATTACTACACTTGAACCATTTTTAGTAATTAAAAAAATTCAAGAAAAGATTCTGGAAGAACCATGGAGTATGAGATATTGTCATAGGATTATACCTATTCAGGAAACAGTAATTACTGAAAAACAAAACATAGTGAATTCTGTCCTCAATCATGCAAAAATAATGAGAGTTGAGGATACCTATAGAATAACAGTTGAGAAGAGACATTCTGCTATTTCAACAAAGGAAATAATTGATGCAATTGCAGATAAAATTGATAACAAAGTATCACTTGAAAAATTTGATTGGATAATACTAGTAGAGATTATTGGAAACAAGACAGGTATTTCAATATTAAAAGAAAATGATGTTTTGAGTACTCAAAAATTAAAACGCAGTTTATCTGAATAG
- a CDS encoding iron transporter: MVKICTKCKKEIPAEVELDLMAANYPCCTECWAEWKQYRVMVMNEMKLDMSMPDHRKVLKKYEKVFVGVLTPEGDIVNFADENKRNPEKPT; the protein is encoded by the coding sequence ATGGTAAAAATATGTACCAAATGTAAAAAAGAAATTCCAGCAGAAGTAGAACTTGATCTTATGGCTGCAAATTATCCATGCTGTACTGAATGCTGGGCTGAATGGAAACAATACAGAGTTATGGTTATGAATGAAATGAAGCTTGACATGTCAATGCCAGATCACAGAAAGGTTCTCAAAAAATATGAAAAAGTCTTTGTTGGTGTTTTAACACCTGAAGGCGACATTGTAAACTTTGCCGATGAAAACAAACGAAATCCAGAAAAACCAACTTAA
- a CDS encoding NUDIX domain-containing protein, whose amino-acid sequence MIEERSAGTVLFRETPSGKMYLLLNYPSGHWDFVKGNIEEGETLKETVIREIREETGITDVSFVDGFEDKVEYHYQRDRELVHKEVVFFLAKTNTADVKISHEHQGFIWLGYNDALKKLTYKNAQNVMKKLRN is encoded by the coding sequence ATGATTGAGGAAAGATCAGCAGGGACAGTTTTATTTAGAGAAACTCCCTCTGGCAAGATGTATCTTCTTCTAAACTATCCTTCTGGTCATTGGGATTTTGTCAAGGGAAATATCGAAGAAGGTGAAACTCTAAAGGAGACAGTGATAAGAGAAATCAGAGAAGAAACAGGCATAACTGACGTGAGTTTTGTCGATGGTTTTGAGGATAAAGTAGAATATCATTATCAACGTGATAGGGAATTGGTTCACAAAGAAGTTGTTTTCTTTCTTGCTAAAACAAATACTGCAGATGTTAAGATTTCTCATGAGCATCAAGGATTTATCTGGCTTGGATATAATGATGCATTAAAGAAACTAACCTATAAGAACGCACAAAATGTAATGAAAAAACTAAGAAATTAG